The genomic region CCGGTATATCAGCAATAGATCATTTAAATACTTTAGTTAGAGGACAGAAATTACCAGTATTCTCTGCTTCAGGATTACCACATTCTCAGTTAGCTGCACAAATTGCTAGGCAAGCAAGAGTTTTAAATTCAGATTCTAAGTTTGCCATTGTTTTTGCAGCTATGGGTATAACATTTGAGGAAGCACAATTCTTCATAGATGATTTTACAGAAACCGGAGCTATAGATAAGTCTGTATTATTTATGAATCTTGCTAATGACCCTGCTATAGAGAGAATAGCTACACCTAAAATGGCATTAACATGTGCTGAATATCTAGCCTATGATAAAGGGATGCATGTACTTGTTATAATGACAGATATGACTAATTATGCAGAGGCTCTTAGGGAAGTATCAGCAGCTAGAAAGGAAGTGCCTGGAAGAAGAGGATATCCTGGATATTTGTATACTGATTTATCCAATTTATATGAGAGAGCTGGAAGATTGAAAGGAAAATCAGGATCAATAACTCAGATACCTATTTTAACTATGCCTGAGGAGGATAAGACGCATCCAATTCCAGATTTAACTGGTTATATAACTGAAGGTCAAATAATTTTATCTAAAGAGTTATATAAAAAAGGTATATTTCCTCCTATAGATGTATTACCGTCTTTGTCCAGACTTAAGGATAAAGGAATTGGTAAAGGTAAGACAAGAGAGGATCATGCAGATACTATGAATCAATTATTTTCTGCGTATTCTCAAGGTAAGCAGGCTAAAGAATTATCTTCTATTCTTGGGGAATCAGCGTTATCGGAAATTGATTTGAAGTATGCCAAGTTTGCGGAAGCATTTGAAGGTAGATATTTGAATCAAGGATTTGATACAAATAGATCTATAGATGAAACTTTGAAATTGGGATGGGAATTATTAGGAATTATTCCAAGGTCAGAGCTTAAGAGAATTAGAGATGAGTATTTAGATAAATACTTTAAAATAGATCAAACTTAAGGATGATTTGTTATGAATAAATTGAATGTTAATCCAACAAGAATGGAGTTAACAAAATTAAAGAAGAGACTGTCTGTAGCTACTAGAGGATATAAACTTTTAAAAGATAAGCAAGATGAATTAATAAGGAGATTTATAATACTCATAAAGTATAATAATGACCTTAGAAAGAAAGTTGAGAATAAATTATCTGATTCTTTTAAAGATTTTGTAATATCACGAGGAATTTTAGGGAACGAATTTTTAGATGAAGCTATGATATATTCATCTAATAAAGTTAGATTAGATATTGGCACTAAAAATATAATGAGCGTTAATGTTCCAGTTTTAAAATTTGATGATGTTCCAAATTATTCAGATCGCATTCAATATGGATTTTTTAATACCAATTCCGAACTTGATAGTGCAATTATAAATTTAAGATCTATATTTTCAGAGTTACTTGAATTAGCAGAAGTTGAAAAATCATCTCAACTTATGGCAGATGAAATAGAGAAAACTAGACGTAGGGTAAATGCTTTGGAATATAGAACTATACCAGATTTGAAAGAAACAATAAAGTATATTAGAATGAAATTAGATGAGAATGAAAGGGGAGCATTAACAAGATTAATGAAGGTTAAGGATATAATTAATGATAGATAAGGTTAAGAGACTACTTTATATTTAGTGGTCTCTTAATGTCATTGGAATTTAATGATGTACAAACTATAATAATGATATGTATAAAAGGTAAGAATGATTAATAGATTAAAGTTTAATAATAGATTGATTTATATTTTACTATGGATTATTTTTATAATTATAATACCTGTTTATCTTGCCAATAATTTAGTAAAAAGTGTATTTTTTGTAACTGTAACTTCCAATTCTATGTATCCAACAGTGAAGAGTGGTGATAGGTTAATAATTTATAGAAATTATAGAAATATTAAGAGGAATGATATAATTGTATTTTATTCAGAAGAATTGGATAAGAATCTTATTAAAAGAGTTATAGCTGTCCCTGGAGATATTATAGATTTAGATGAAAATTTAAACCTTATGGTTAATGGAGAGAAGGTTGCTGAATCTAATTATTTTATTAATAGAAATTGTCTTATACATAATCAATTTGTTGTACCAGATGAATCATATTTTGTAATAGGAGATAATTTTGATAATTCATTTGATTCTAGATTTTGGAATAATAAATTTGTATGTAGTAATTCGATATTGGGACGTGCAGTTATATTATTTTATCCTATTGAAAGATTTAAGTATTTGTTTATATAGATTAATTGTGTATTAATAATTTAAAATATAATATAGTTTATTTTTTACTTAACTATATATGTAAATTGTTCATAATATATATATAAGATAATAAAAATTTTAGGGTTGATATTATGACTTATGCTTTGATATTGGCAGGTGGGAGAGGTCTAAGGTTATACCCACTTTCCAGAAGGAAAAAACCAAAACAGTTTTTAGATATGATAGAGGGTAAAAGTCTATTATATAATACTATTTCTCGGGTTTCTAAAATAATTAGCAGTGATAGGATATATATTGTTACAAATAAGGAATTTGTAGATAATGTTGTTTTAGAATCTATGAATTTTATAGATAAATCTAATATAATTATTGAACCTTATGATAAAGAAACTGCTGTATGTATTGCTCTAGCATCAGTTAAATTACTAAAAAAAGATAAAGATGCTAATATCTTAATATTTCCATCGGATCATTATATAAAAGAATGTGATAATTTTTATGAGGTTATAGATTGTGCTATTAATATATCAAATAGAAAGAGATATATAGTTACTATAGGAATTAAGCCTACTATGCCTAATATGGGATATGGGTATATAAAAATTGGAGAAAAATTGAATTATAATTGTAATTTAGATATATATAGAGTAGCTAATTTTATAGAAAAACCCAATTTTGAAATGGCAAAGGATTTTATATCAGCTGGCAATTATTTGTGGAATAGTGGTATTTTTTGTTTTAGGGCAGATATATATTTAGGAGAGGTGAAAAAATATTTACCTAATATATATAATTCTATGATTAAAATATATAAGACTATTGATGATAAAAATCAAGATTTTTTTGTAAATAGTATTTATTCTGAGTTAGATGCTATTTCTATAGATTTTGGCGTCATGCAAAAAACTAGGAGGGCATATGTCATTGAAGGATTATTTGAGTGGGATGACATAGGTAGTTTTACATCCCTTAAGAAATTTTTGTATTTGTATGATACTAATTTTGTTATGGGAAATGTTTTATGCGAAAAAAGTAAAAATTGTATAATTTTCGGTAATGATAATTTAACAATTACTTTTGGTGTTAAGGATCTTATTGTTGTTAATTCTGATAATGTTACTCTAATTTTAGATAAGAATAGAGAACAAGAGATGAAATATATTTCTAATATTTTAAGTGATAATGATAATTTTGATAAATTTATATAATGAATGTTTATTAAGAGGTATATAATCTTGAAAAAAGAAAAGTCAGTATTTAAAACAGCATTTAGTGATACTAAAGAAAAGACGATAATAGATATTGGCAAATTAGAGAGTTTAAGCATAAATGAAGTGAAAATTAATTCTAGATATTTTGCATGTGTTAATGTTTATACTGATAATCTATACAGAGGTCTAATTTTAGATAATCCAATAATTGATGTTATTATAAATGATCAATATGTTCAAATAAGTGGTCTTGTAGTAGGTAAGATATATGATAATATGATTCTTAGTTTGGAGTATATAGATGGTAGTAAGTTATATTTATTAGAAACTTTTACTTTGAGTAATTCTGATAAATTATCAGAATATATATGTAAAAATTATAAATTAGCTTTTAAAGAAGATATTAGTGAAGAGGAGTTTAATGATTGGTATTTTAAAATACAGAATGATAATAGTAAAATAAATGATTTTATATATGATGTATTGAGTAATATTGATACATTAGAGTTAGATAGATTTATTAATTTAGTATATAGATTAATTTTTGATAAAGATATAGATAATGAATCGTTTAATTATTGGAAAAACTTTTATGAATATGAGCTTAAGAGTGGTAAATTTGAACGAAATATTAAAATAGATATTATAGATAAGATTTTTAATTCTAAGCAGATTTAAAAATTTATTTTAGAAATCATTAGGAGGATAGTAATGGAAAACATAATAAATCCATCAATTTTATCAGCGAATTTTATCAATTTAGAAAGGGATTTATATCAATTAAAAGAAAGTGGTATAAATAAGATACATGTTGATGTTATGGATGGACATTTTGTACCTAATATAACTTTCGGGGTTGATCAGATAAAACAATTAAAGGAATCTACTGATTTTTATTTAGATTGTCATCTTATGGTTCAGAACCCTGAAACTATAATAGATAAATTAATAGATATATCCGTAGGATGTATAACATTGCATGTAGAATCAAGCAATCATATTTATAAACTTGTACAAGAAGTAAAGAAGTGTAATGTTGACTGCGGCATAGCATTAAATCCAGGAACTTCTATATATAATATCATAGATTTATTAGATATAATTGATAAGATATTAATAATGACGGTTAATCCCGGATTTGGTGGACAAAAATTTATAGAGCATATGTTAAAAAAGATAAGATTGTTAAGTAGTATAATGAATAGATATAATATTAATAGTAAAATTATACAAGTAGATGGAGGAATAAATTTGTATAATATAGATACAATATACGATTTGGGAGTTAGGGATATAGTTGTAGGTTCTTATATTTTTAGTGGGGATTCTATTTACAATAATATAAATGGATTAAAAAATAAGATAAGTCGATTTATGTAGATTGACTTATCTTGTTTTTGTATATAAAGTAAAAAAAATGAAATAATTCATACTAGAATTGGAGGAGGATACATAGATGATTAAATATTTTTTTGTTATAATGATATTTTTATGTATTAATAAATTTTTGATTTTTATAAGAATACGTATTGAAACTAAGTTTAAAAATAATTTTAAAACAAGATCAATAATTAATAGAATTGATTTAATAGATTATGGAGTAGATTATTATTTATTATTGTGTAAGTATATAATATCTAAAATGAAAGATATAAGTGATATTGTTATTGAAGATATTAGTGGAAGGGAAGTTGTAGACATAAAATTTAATCAAAATGGCAAAATGGTATATTGCTCCTGCATATTAAAGGATAGATTAGAAAATAAAAAATTTGATTTAGTTACGTATTATGAAGTATTGGATTTATTAAATTATATGATTAAAGATAATGTAAATAGAGGTATAATATTTGTTAATTCAGATTTAATTGAAGATGCAAGTAAATTTATAAACGATATAAATTTAAATTCTAATAAGTATAAAATAGATATAGTAAGTGGGTATGATATAATTAAATTTGCTCGTAAACGTAATGAAGAGTATAACAAGGAGCTATTATATGCTTAATTTTTATGGATTTATGATATTTATATGTGTATTGATTATTTTACCAATTTTAATTAATATATTTGATAATTTATTTAATATATTTAAAATATTAAATAATAGAATATCTGTATTAGATAAGGTTTTAGAGTTTGATAATATGGAATTATCTGACTTTGCTTTAGAATTTTTAATGCGAGCATACAACTATAGATTTAAGATTAAGAATGATAGTATATATTTATATGATGATTTTTGTGAATGGTTTTTATATTATGATAATAGTACTTGTAATGTACTGAGTTTATACGATGTTAGAAATATAATTGGAATTTGTGAAAGTAAGGGATGCAAAAATATATTTATTTTTACAACAGGAATTATAAATGATGATATAAGAAGTTTTTTAGATAGAACATATAGTTATAAATTTAAATTCATTCATGGAGATGATTTGAAACTAGATTATAGTCAGTTAGTTAATAAGTTTTATATTTATAAGATGTAGTATTTATTTTATTTTGCTTTAAAATAGTGTAGAATTAGTTAATCATATTGTCAATAGTAGAATTTAGAAATGTATATTTATTAATTAAAGGGGATATGTAACAATGTCTAGTAAGATATCTAAAGTAGTAATAAAAAGGTTGCCTAAATATTTAAGAGTTTTAGAAGGTTTTTTGATACGAGAGATTGAGAGAGTATCATCTAGGGAACTTGCAATAAAATTAGGTTCGACAGCATCTCAGGTTAGACAAGACTTTAATTGTTTTGGAGATTTTGGACAACATGGATATGGATATAAAGTTAAGGAACTATACTTAAAAATTAAGGAAATATTAGGTTTAAGCAAAAAATATAACTGTATTGTTATAGGTGCTGGAAATATAGGACAAGCTATTATGAATTATTCAAAGTTTTTTACTATGGGTTTTAATATAGAAGCTATATTTGATATAAATCCTAAGATTATTGGGTTATCTTTTAGAGGTATAGAGGTATTGGATATTGAATTATTAAATGATTACATAAAAAATAATAAAATTGATTTAGCGATATTGTGTGTTCCTGAATTTCAAGCTGAATCTATATATACAGTATTAAAAGATAGGGTAATTGGAATTTGGAATTTTGCAACAGTAGATTTAGTATCTACTGAAAAAACATTTGTTG from Candidatus Arthromitus sp. SFB-mouse-Japan harbors:
- the rpe gene encoding ribulose-phosphate 3-epimerase, producing MENIINPSILSANFINLERDLYQLKESGINKIHVDVMDGHFVPNITFGVDQIKQLKESTDFYLDCHLMVQNPETIIDKLIDISVGCITLHVESSNHIYKLVQEVKKCNVDCGIALNPGTSIYNIIDLLDIIDKILIMTVNPGFGGQKFIEHMLKKIRLLSSIMNRYNINSKIIQVDGGINLYNIDTIYDLGVRDIVVGSYIFSGDSIYNNINGLKNKISRFM
- the lepB gene encoding signal peptidase I; this encodes MINRLKFNNRLIYILLWIIFIIIIPVYLANNLVKSVFFVTVTSNSMYPTVKSGDRLIIYRNYRNIKRNDIIVFYSEELDKNLIKRVIAVPGDIIDLDENLNLMVNGEKVAESNYFINRNCLIHNQFVVPDESYFVIGDNFDNSFDSRFWNNKFVCSNSILGRAVILFYPIERFKYLFI
- a CDS encoding V-type ATP synthase subunit B, with protein sequence MIKEYSTIREVVGPLMMVDEVFGVKYDELVDIELGNGEKRRGKVLEVNGSKAMVQIFEGSSGISPFMTKCKFLARPLQLGVSEDMLGRVFDGMGKPKDNGPDIIPEFKRDINGIAINPVARDYPSEFIQTGISAIDHLNTLVRGQKLPVFSASGLPHSQLAAQIARQARVLNSDSKFAIVFAAMGITFEEAQFFIDDFTETGAIDKSVLFMNLANDPAIERIATPKMALTCAEYLAYDKGMHVLVIMTDMTNYAEALREVSAARKEVPGRRGYPGYLYTDLSNLYERAGRLKGKSGSITQIPILTMPEEDKTHPIPDLTGYITEGQIILSKELYKKGIFPPIDVLPSLSRLKDKGIGKGKTREDHADTMNQLFSAYSQGKQAKELSSILGESALSEIDLKYAKFAEAFEGRYLNQGFDTNRSIDETLKLGWELLGIIPRSELKRIRDEYLDKYFKIDQT
- a CDS encoding mannose-1-phosphate guanylyltransferase; translated protein: MTYALILAGGRGLRLYPLSRRKKPKQFLDMIEGKSLLYNTISRVSKIISSDRIYIVTNKEFVDNVVLESMNFIDKSNIIIEPYDKETAVCIALASVKLLKKDKDANILIFPSDHYIKECDNFYEVIDCAINISNRKRYIVTIGIKPTMPNMGYGYIKIGEKLNYNCNLDIYRVANFIEKPNFEMAKDFISAGNYLWNSGIFCFRADIYLGEVKKYLPNIYNSMIKIYKTIDDKNQDFFVNSIYSELDAISIDFGVMQKTRRAYVIEGLFEWDDIGSFTSLKKFLYLYDTNFVMGNVLCEKSKNCIIFGNDNLTITFGVKDLIVVNSDNVTLILDKNREQEMKYISNILSDNDNFDKFI
- a CDS encoding redox-sensing transcriptional repressor Rex, whose amino-acid sequence is MSSKISKVVIKRLPKYLRVLEGFLIREIERVSSRELAIKLGSTASQVRQDFNCFGDFGQHGYGYKVKELYLKIKEILGLSKKYNCIVIGAGNIGQAIMNYSKFFTMGFNIEAIFDINPKIIGLSFRGIEVLDIELLNDYIKNNKIDLAILCVPEFQAESIYTVLKDRVIGIWNFATVDLVSTEKTFVENVNLNDSLFTLTYFINNGV
- a CDS encoding V-type ATP synthase subunit D — translated: MNKLNVNPTRMELTKLKKRLSVATRGYKLLKDKQDELIRRFIILIKYNNDLRKKVENKLSDSFKDFVISRGILGNEFLDEAMIYSSNKVRLDIGTKNIMSVNVPVLKFDDVPNYSDRIQYGFFNTNSELDSAIINLRSIFSELLELAEVEKSSQLMADEIEKTRRRVNALEYRTIPDLKETIKYIRMKLDENERGALTRLMKVKDIINDR